In Mycoplasmopsis californica, one genomic interval encodes:
- a CDS encoding MAG3240 family lipoprotein, protein MLKKIAFLAPISIMTVITTLSCNHSVKLAKNEKIVYKTTQNNSIYEIFTFDQLKIINDFQPIFSKVNNQLLKSSDITFKNNDIYIKNKYRLSRITPNIRFPKKIKLELKKKNDFVYIEESNKSNLDTDQYQFLFKNYDYIFKTENIDWPGINNIFSRIAKSALNDDLNILIPNFIPPSWIRAKAWIKNNEQIEYWEKLILLELKRFDFGQLNSIEKVKITPVSYIEKVEGKVLKNAPVIKIDFLDKDNKSLLPNEIRQQEWIIGNIDNLFLLPNNVQNRQKFQSLFKDYNSKSDFNHTLDIDDDQILFNEYINPYFGDITILKYRNKYTLNDNQYELYVNPQYNFNHATARSFAWFLKNQYSNFEISVPQWRKNIDAKYTLKNVKINNKYLNGTQSLIELDVEVTRINGTKKMYKWYSIDINAHYHTFAQYKTSADFDWNSNLVYGWNEKIEKDIKIKPKEVVDPNVFYEKILPKLMSIQIYRLKNYLALFNNRPMDKYEAHLALKNSDFWEQFKTKLGIDIFKYLVGTSIQEKDWVDDFAIQIIGLDNQAGSILVRVDLLDKDKKSLLNTQNRTKILRIGGFNGYDFKLINEQIAKYNIEEINLEYLIKNRALKLKNPNNIVDFVTWKDKYEN, encoded by the coding sequence ATGTTGAAAAAAATAGCATTTTTAGCACCGATTTCAATTATGACAGTGATTACAACATTAAGCTGTAATCATAGTGTTAAACTTGCAAAAAATGAGAAAATCGTCTATAAAACTACTCAAAACAACTCAATTTATGAAATTTTTACATTTGATCAACTGAAAATAATAAATGATTTTCAACCTATTTTTTCTAAAGTAAACAACCAATTATTAAAATCGTCTGATATTACTTTTAAAAACAATGATATATATATTAAAAATAAATACAGGTTAAGTCGAATAACACCAAACATTCGTTTCCCAAAAAAAATAAAGCTTGAACTTAAAAAAAAGAATGATTTTGTTTATATTGAAGAATCTAATAAAAGCAATTTAGATACAGATCAGTATCAGTTTTTATTCAAAAACTATGATTACATTTTCAAAACAGAAAATATTGATTGACCTGGTATTAATAATATATTTAGTCGCATTGCTAAATCCGCGCTAAATGATGATTTAAATATATTGATTCCAAATTTTATCCCGCCTTCGTGAATAAGGGCGAAGGCCTGAATTAAAAATAATGAGCAAATTGAATATTGAGAAAAATTAATTTTACTAGAATTAAAAAGATTTGACTTTGGTCAGTTAAATTCAATTGAAAAAGTAAAAATTACTCCTGTGTCCTACATTGAAAAAGTAGAAGGTAAAGTTTTGAAAAATGCACCTGTAATCAAAATAGATTTTTTAGATAAGGACAATAAGAGTTTGCTACCTAATGAAATTAGACAACAAGAATGGATTATAGGAAATATTGATAACTTATTTTTATTACCTAATAATGTACAAAATCGTCAAAAATTTCAGTCTTTATTTAAGGATTACAACTCAAAAAGTGATTTCAATCACACGCTTGATATTGATGATGACCAAATTTTATTTAATGAGTACATAAATCCTTATTTTGGTGATATCACAATTTTAAAATATCGCAACAAATACACGCTAAATGATAATCAATATGAACTCTATGTGAACCCTCAATATAATTTTAATCACGCAACAGCTCGCTCATTCGCTTGATTTTTGAAAAATCAGTACAGCAATTTTGAAATATCAGTACCTCAGTGGCGCAAAAATATAGATGCTAAATACACACTTAAAAATGTTAAAATCAATAATAAATATTTAAATGGCACGCAATCATTAATTGAATTAGATGTTGAAGTTACTCGAATAAATGGCACTAAAAAGATGTATAAATGATATTCAATTGACATTAACGCCCATTATCATACTTTTGCCCAATACAAAACAAGTGCTGACTTTGACTGAAACTCTAATTTAGTTTATGGTTGAAATGAAAAAATAGAGAAAGATATTAAGATAAAACCAAAAGAGGTTGTTGATCCAAATGTATTTTATGAAAAAATACTGCCAAAATTAATGAGCATTCAAATCTATCGTTTAAAAAATTATTTAGCACTATTTAATAATCGCCCCATGGATAAATATGAAGCTCATTTAGCTTTAAAAAATAGCGATTTTTGAGAACAATTTAAAACTAAACTAGGTATTGATATTTTTAAGTATCTGGTTGGCACAAGTATTCAAGAAAAAGATTGAGTTGATGATTTTGCAATTCAAATTATTGGACTTGATAACCAAGCAGGGAGTATTTTGGTTAGAGTTGACTTACTTGATAAAGATAAAAAATCACTACTAAATACACAAAATAGAACGAAAATACTGAGAATTGGTGGATTTAATGGCTATGATTTTAAATTAATTAATGAGCAAATAGCAAAGTATAATATTGAGGAAATTAATTTAGAATATTTAATAAAAAATAGAGCTTTAAAATTAAAAAACCCTAACAATATAGTTGATTTTGTAACTTGAAAGGATAAATATGAAAATTAA
- a CDS encoding OppA family ABC transporter substrate-binding lipoprotein codes for MSKFLKYLSGLTLFSFLPLPLSCVAALKIPKSTYIIEKNSPNTNLTQFHPISGIFAQRSTLNDSLTGNYLLRYAYVGESKYDYLNKYFQKDGISAKFLKFGIIDGIKIIDSNGTEHIFDTDSSNEFQNPHDFVKPDINRGYKKYIYQIYSKNKKSINSRHFFNVLKDAKSIEFSIPQNKPWFDNEGKQTGLLISGFDVLNSLINANLSKQQLRELELVGFNNVLNKNNFEQNRVFFALNSTKNFQLLLEQIVSNKIFSAYSQHGYFGGAYAMRVNDFKHTEYISLTNADIKRVLVKYNPVGKVDRNTHRLHILNEYEQGLITSEYLSLFNSSQQQNLLDKFKSQNSAVKLNIIQTPNIKTQTLMFKDRIELNKTRNLYEQLMYGFDETKIDWLNFYSGFGFKFRNLITQVLNKYSLNFSAKKTHYYDNFINPEAKISNANNTNYQRVIDAIDHVNKNVIYTDKMTKYYSESTKEHYYLTTSFLDSLKQIKSPYYSEIKLSLNRLLDKFYTENLIKNTEKIVFVLPLELEFLNSSLADVISLAMNELDSRLIVKLVDVSSELAKKYYNKHEFVSKNTMEYLNNLFLTKDNNLIRALEFLDSKNTPNLTKIKQHFENFFGNLNTDKILTGVNYPAKINEFIFQIHQKLTYWEIINLINEIKILYSVPYNLSASVDLESFKYELVQPWIIKPTRDDNLVYYEDIKIKEE; via the coding sequence ATGTCTAAATTTTTAAAATATTTATCTGGCTTAACACTGTTTTCTTTTTTGCCACTTCCTCTAAGCTGCGTTGCCGCTTTAAAAATACCTAAAAGCACTTACATTATCGAAAAAAACAGTCCAAATACTAATTTAACACAATTTCATCCAATATCAGGCATATTCGCACAACGAAGCACGCTTAACGATTCGCTAACCGGCAACTACTTATTACGCTATGCATATGTTGGCGAATCTAAATACGACTATTTAAATAAATACTTTCAAAAAGACGGAATTAGTGCTAAATTTTTAAAATTCGGCATTATTGATGGCATCAAAATTATAGATAGCAATGGCACAGAACACATTTTTGATACAGACAGTTCAAATGAATTTCAAAATCCTCATGATTTTGTTAAACCTGACATTAATAGGGGTTATAAAAAATATATTTATCAAATATATAGCAAAAATAAAAAATCAATTAATTCCCGTCATTTTTTCAATGTCCTAAAAGATGCCAAATCTATTGAGTTTAGCATTCCGCAGAATAAGCCATGATTTGATAACGAGGGAAAACAAACTGGATTATTAATTTCTGGCTTTGATGTTTTAAACTCGCTTATAAATGCCAATTTATCCAAACAGCAGTTAAGAGAACTTGAATTAGTTGGGTTTAATAATGTCTTAAATAAGAATAATTTTGAGCAAAATCGTGTATTTTTTGCTTTAAATTCAACAAAAAATTTTCAACTATTGCTAGAACAAATTGTGTCAAATAAGATTTTTAGCGCTTATAGTCAACATGGTTATTTCGGCGGAGCCTACGCAATGAGGGTTAATGATTTTAAACATACTGAATATATATCGCTTACAAACGCAGATATTAAGCGAGTTTTAGTGAAATATAATCCAGTTGGTAAAGTCGACCGAAATACTCACAGATTACACATTCTTAATGAATATGAACAAGGATTAATAACATCGGAATATTTGTCCTTGTTCAATAGTTCCCAACAACAAAATCTTTTGGATAAATTTAAATCACAAAATTCAGCAGTAAAATTAAATATTATTCAAACCCCTAATATAAAAACTCAAACATTAATGTTCAAGGATAGAATAGAATTGAATAAAACACGCAATCTTTATGAACAATTGATGTATGGATTCGATGAAACTAAAATTGATTGGTTGAATTTTTATAGTGGATTTGGTTTTAAATTTAGAAATTTAATTACACAAGTTTTGAATAAATACTCGCTAAACTTCAGCGCAAAAAAAACTCATTATTATGATAATTTCATAAATCCTGAGGCTAAAATTTCAAATGCGAATAATACAAACTATCAAAGAGTAATTGATGCTATTGATCACGTCAATAAAAATGTTATTTACACTGATAAAATGACGAAATATTACTCAGAATCTACTAAAGAGCATTATTACTTGACTACAAGTTTTTTAGATTCGTTAAAACAAATTAAATCACCATATTATAGTGAGATAAAACTTTCTCTGAATAGACTTTTAGACAAGTTTTATACTGAAAATTTAATCAAAAATACTGAAAAAATTGTGTTTGTGCTGCCTCTTGAATTAGAATTTTTGAATTCCAGTTTAGCTGATGTAATTTCTTTAGCAATGAATGAATTAGATTCTCGTCTAATTGTAAAATTAGTCGATGTTTCAAGTGAGTTGGCTAAAAAATACTACAATAAACATGAATTTGTTTCTAAAAATACAATGGAGTATTTAAATAATTTGTTTCTTACTAAGGACAATAACCTTATCAGAGCGCTAGAATTTCTTGATAGCAAAAACACCCCTAATTTAACAAAAATTAAACAACATTTTGAAAATTTTTTCGGGAATTTAAATACAGATAAAATTTTAACTGGAGTCAATTATCCAGCAAAAATAAATGAGTTTATTTTTCAGATTCATCAAAAGCTAACTTATTGAGAAATAATTAATTTAATAAATGAGATTAAGATCTTATATTCAGTTCCGTATAATTTGAGTGCCAGTGTAGATTTAGAGAGCTTTAAATACGAATTAGTTCAACCTTGAATAATTAAACCTACACGTGATGATAATTTAGTGTATTATGAAGATATTAAAATAAAAGAGGAATAA
- a CDS encoding ABC transporter permease subunit, which produces MKKINQFSLAQKKLSYLSPTEPISSAKRFWLRFFSSKLNICGVIIAILLILFLIFSSLFNNQDAFVPINKATALNSNLPSTISPFKKIILPEGADLDVYRELRILNPNNISINEIINNNDGLRTYEVIANNYAIFNDNNTHLLGTNADGIDIFARILYAFKNAIVISIISALIALILGVYLGCIFAVYFNRKLSVIVEKILSTYTFIPYLIIASVLFLVIKNTLINSIVLYSFISTFIIILSSYQRAYEIMQRESTKAEISCGYTKFYLLHKSLFKPVFFHACIQAIEQINLILVSIAAISIFDIDLETLNIGTLIKEAVNIFGSNSAYLWFITALISLYVFSLKIIVLGLNSAYNNIRGDYV; this is translated from the coding sequence ATGAAGAAAATAAATCAGTTTTCACTCGCGCAAAAGAAACTATCTTATTTATCGCCAACGGAGCCAATTTCTTCGGCTAAACGTTTTTGATTGAGGTTTTTTAGCTCAAAGCTTAATATATGCGGAGTTATTATTGCAATATTGTTGATCTTATTTTTAATCTTTTCATCACTTTTTAATAATCAAGATGCATTTGTTCCAATCAATAAAGCAACTGCACTAAATTCAAATTTACCATCAACAATCTCTCCATTTAAAAAAATTATTTTGCCTGAGGGTGCTGATTTAGACGTTTATCGCGAGCTTCGAATTTTAAATCCGAATAATATCAGTATAAATGAAATCATTAATAATAACGATGGACTAAGAACTTACGAAGTTATAGCAAATAATTATGCAATCTTTAACGATAATAATACTCACCTTTTAGGTACCAATGCCGATGGCATAGATATATTTGCGCGTATTTTATACGCCTTTAAAAATGCGATTGTAATATCAATCATTAGTGCTTTAATCGCATTGATTTTAGGAGTTTATTTAGGATGCATATTTGCAGTTTATTTCAATAGAAAATTAAGCGTAATTGTTGAAAAAATACTGTCAACTTACACATTTATCCCTTATTTAATAATTGCATCGGTTTTATTCTTGGTGATCAAAAACACTCTAATTAATTCAATAGTTTTATATAGTTTTATTTCAACGTTTATTATTATTTTAAGTTCATATCAGAGAGCTTATGAAATTATGCAACGTGAAAGTACAAAAGCAGAAATTTCGTGTGGTTATACTAAATTTTACTTGTTGCACAAAAGCTTGTTCAAACCAGTTTTCTTTCATGCTTGTATTCAAGCTATTGAGCAAATAAATTTAATTTTAGTCTCAATAGCGGCAATTTCAATTTTTGATATTGATTTAGAGACATTAAACATTGGTACTCTTATTAAAGAAGCAGTTAATATTTTTGGTTCTAATTCTGCATATTTATGATTTATTACGGCGTTGATTTCTCTTTATGTATTTAGTTTAAAAATAATTGTGTTAGGGCTTAATAGCGCTTACAACAATATAAGAGGTGATTATGTCTAA